The region TACAAGTGCAGAAAGTGGTGGAGAGAGTAGCAGTGATCAAAGCTTTGGTGGGTATGAGGTTCGAGGCCGGAGATGGATTACAAAAGAGTAAATGTGAAGACTGAAGAGATAGTTAGGACCGGGAGAAGGGGGGGGGGGCTAAGGAATGGTCTGAGTCGTCATTGGATAGGTGGTATAAATATTGCCTAAATGTACATATTTCACCAGGCGACTCCTCTTGCAGCAGTTCTTCAAGTGCATTTGGAATCACATTCAGCATAATCTAATTTTGTGGAGGAAATTGgtaattcttgttcgaaggcaTCAGATGATGTCCTGGTAAAAAAAGAATGCTAGATTAAGTGTCAACACTATTCAgttccctatatatatatatatatagtactTGAAGGGCTTTCAATGTTGTATAGAGCCCTCAAATTTTCTCCATCTGTTTTTGGATTTGTGTACTTTGTAATACCTGTACCAGTTTACTAGATATATATTTAGTTTGGCCAACTATAAAAGAACCAGAGGCTTAAATATGAACAGTGCAACTTTTATAAGCATTGGTCATTGGTGTATGTTCATTTGTGAAATCAGCCACAGTTACGTCAATTTGTTTGTTACATCTGTTTTCTCAGCCGCAGTTATGTCAATTTCTTTGTTACATTTCCAGTTTATTTTTTGTTCACACGGATCGCTTGACAGGAAAGTGTAGTGTACCAAGGTGGTTCTGATCTGTTTGTGCAAAACCTCATTGCTCATTGGTGTATCTGGAGTCTGGACATGGCTATACTTGTTTATGCTCATCTGCTATAAATGTCATGTTTGGAACTTTTTGTTTATCATGATGATCTCTTCATATTTAGTTACATTACTAATGTGGGAACTGTGACCGATAGAATTTGATGTTTAATTCGCGTTCACTATAATAATTTCCACCAAAGAAGTTTATACTAGAGGGGGTATTATCTGCTCATTCTTACGTTTTTTTAGAGTACACTGTAATATGCAAATGAACGTGTTTAATCTGGAAAACAGAACTACAATCATTTCCCACTTTGTTGTATTAACTTTGAGTACGTAGCAACGAATTAATTTATCAGAAAACTTCCTGGCCTCAAACATGTCGTTGTAGTATAGTGGTAAGTATATCCGCCTGTCACCCGGATGACCCGGGTTCGATCCCCGGCAACGGCGTTATTTTTTGTTTTCTATCGTTTTTTTTACAAATGTCCCACCGGTCACCAGAAGCTCAGCACTCAGCAGCTACTCTACGACTTAACACAGCATCTTCTATATTCAGCAAATATAGGTTATTTTATAGTTTCTATCAACTGGTGCACAATTTATTCTCCTTGTATTTCTCCTACTTTAATGATGGTCCGGATATTAGTTTGGTTGGCCATAATCATATACAAACCACAAGCCTCTAATAATTACCTTATTAGTTTCCCAGGCTAGGTAATAGGCAAAAATCAAAGTAAGCTCATTTTTTCAACCAGGCTTGATTCTAAACCTTCCTTCTTCCTCCAATGTCATATCTTCTGATTAATGCCTTGCGCTTTTAAGAGCAGCATTGTCATTTTCAGATAGGGGAGTGAAGCAGGAAGGTGTTACCAAGAAATTTGTTTTACAAGTTTGGTTTCGAAGAAGGCTTAGTAAAGATGAATGATCTATTTTCCAATTCGTTTAAAAAACAACAGACCTCTGCGGAAGACGTGGAGTCTGGTATTGGGGCGAGTGATGGCGATCTTGACCATTTTTTTGGCGATGTTGAAAAAATAAAAGAAGACATGAATGCTGTGGGACTAATCTACAAAAGATTGCAAGAAACTAATGAGCAGAGCAAAACAGTTCATAATGCCAAGACTATGAAAGAACTTAGGTCCAAAATGGATGCAGATGTTACCAATGTTCTCAAACGTGTCAAAATTATTAAAGGGAAGCTTGAAGCGCTTGATCGTTCCAATGTAGAAAACAGGAAGATTCCGGGGTGTGGGCCTGGATCATCTACTGACAGGACCCGGACATCGGTAGTTAGTGGACTTGGTAAGAAACTGAAGACAATGATGGATGAGTTTCAAAGCCTGAGGACTAAAATGAACGATGAGTACAAAGAAACAGTTGGGAGAAGATATTTCACAATAACAGGAGAGCAGGCTAATGAAGAGCTGATAGAGAACCTGATATCAAGCGGAGAAGGCGAAAATTTCCTTCAAAAGGCAATTCAGGAACAAGGGCGTGGACAAATAATGGACACTATTTCAGAAATTCAAGAACGACATGATGCAGTGAAGGATATTGAAAAGAATTTAGTGGAACTTCACCAGATATTCTTAGACATGGCAGCATTGGTGGAGGCACAAGGGCAACAACTGAATGATATTGAATCAAATGTGGCACATGCAAGTTCATTCGTTAGACGGGGAACAGATCAGCTGGTTGAGGCTCGAGAGTATCAGAAGAACTCCAGGAAGTGGACGTTATATGCAGTCCTCCTCGTGATTGTTCTCATCATAGTTATTCTTTACCCTATTTGGTCCACTGCGCTGATTCAAGCATTAAATAAGAAGTGATACTGTTTCAGTATTAATTTGGCAGAACCATAAAACAGAGTGCGCGAAGCTCTACTCGACAGACACATTAAGAAGTCTTTGGTATGGGATGCACATCATTACAATATTGATTTCTTGTTTTCTTTAACTAATATGTACTA is a window of Apium graveolens cultivar Ventura chromosome 11, ASM990537v1, whole genome shotgun sequence DNA encoding:
- the LOC141698104 gene encoding syntaxin-125-like, which gives rise to MNDLFSNSFKKQQTSAEDVESGIGASDGDLDHFFGDVEKIKEDMNAVGLIYKRLQETNEQSKTVHNAKTMKELRSKMDADVTNVLKRVKIIKGKLEALDRSNVENRKIPGCGPGSSTDRTRTSVVSGLGKKLKTMMDEFQSLRTKMNDEYKETVGRRYFTITGEQANEELIENLISSGEGENFLQKAIQEQGRGQIMDTISEIQERHDAVKDIEKNLVELHQIFLDMAALVEAQGQQLNDIESNVAHASSFVRRGTDQLVEAREYQKNSRKWTLYAVLLVIVLIIVILYPIWSTALIQALNKK